The Porphyromonas sp. oral taxon 275 DNA window AGCTCCTGCCGCGTCACGGGGTGCGTGAGCGTGAGGTGCGTCCCCTCGAGGGCTACACGCCCCAGCTCGGCCTCGGTCGAACCGCTACGCCAGTCGCCGACGATGGGACAGCGTAGGGCGGCGAACTGGCGGCGCAGCTTGTTGTTGCGCCCCTTCAGGAGCTCGATGCTCACGAGGCTACGCTCGGGGCTGGCGCTGAGGACGCGGTAGCTGGCGAGGCCTGCCTGACTGAGCTGCTCCTCATCCGAGCCCTTGGTGCGCTTCTTGGTGCGAAGTCCCTTCTTGCCCTTCGTGTCCTCCTCTGGGGCAGGGGGCGTCAGGGTGCCTTGCTCGGGGCTCAGGTGTCCCTCGACGACAGCGGTGAAGTGCTGATGGCGGACGTAGCGCCCCCAGTGCTCACTCAGCTCCTGCTGCAGCTCCTTGCTCTTGGCGAAGACGACGATACCCGCCGAGTCCTTATCCAGACGGTTGACGTGGTAGACCTTCGCTAGGGGGTTGAAGCTCTTGAGGTGCTCGGACAGCAGGCGCAGTACCGTCTTGTCCTTCTCCTCGCCGCTGGCTACCGTGGGGAGGCCTGCATCCTTGTACACGACCACCAGCCACTCATCCTGATAGAGGACGTTGAGCTGGGTGTGGTGGAGCTGCTTGGGCAGCGGTGCGGGGTGTACCTGCACGATGTCCCCAGCCTTGAGCGGCGCGTCGAACTGCGTCGTCGGCTCGTTGCCGATGGCGATGAAGCGGTCGTGTAGGAGCTGCTTGACCGTGGTGCGGCTCTTGTCGCTCAGGGCCTGCAGGAGGAAGGGCAGTAGGGTCGTATCCTCACTGACGCGTAGGCGCAGGAGGCTCTTGCCGCGGCTGCCCGGTACGCTGATGCGCTCAGGGCCTGCGGGAGGCTGGGGCTTAGTTCTTTTTTCCATGCTTCTTTTCATCTAGGTAGAGCAAGACATTGCCGTAGATCATATAGACCAGGCCGAGGGCGAGGAAGAGGAGCCAGGCGTTCTGCCCATAGGCATCGAAGACCCCAAAGCGCGCGACAGCCGACAGCCCGAAGAGCAGGCCAGAGAAGACGCCCATGCGAGCGACCCGGCGTATGACTTGGGGCGCGTCTCGCTCGGGGGCTACGAGGTAGTAGACTAGGTAGCCTACCGCCCCCAGCGCATAGCACAGGTCGAAGACGAAGTGCCCCGTCAGCTGCAGGGCCGCCCCCGAGAGGAGCAGCAGTAGGCTGACGATGTAGAGATACTTATACTTGATGTTCATTGACGGGTATGAGGCTAGCACCCTCGGATACTGTACTTAGTCGGGCTAGTGTGCCGTGGTGTCGGCGAGCTCGGCCTGTGGCGTGATGAGGAAGATCTCCTCACCAGGGGTACGCATATAATACTGTTCGCGGGCGATATGTTCGATATGCTCCACGCTGGTACGCACATCATTGAGGCGCAGACTATCGCTGCGGTAGCGCTCTTGGTAGTACTGATAGCTCTGCTGTACCTGCTGCATACGCGCGCGATGCTCGATGTAGGCGCCGATGCTGTACTTATTGGAGGTGCCTAGGATCCAGACCACGATGAGCGGCCCAGGGAGGAGGATGAGTGCCGTGCGGTGGCCGTAGAGCCATCGTCTGCAGCGGGTGAGCTTGTCCTTTAGCCAGCCTTGCTGCTGGTCGTCCTTGTCTTGCATTCTTGTCATCTGCCCCTTGGGATGAGGCTATAATAAGGCATAATATATACCGCTAAAATACGGAAAAATAGCTTACCTCCCTCCGCTGTCTCCTCCAGCACAAGCTCCCCACCCACTGGGCTGCAGCGCCCGCTCTCCCGTGCCCTAAGGCGAAGGAGCGCTTCCCTTCCTTCGTAGCTCAGTGCCGTCCTAGGGTGGAATAGCCGCCGAAGTCCTTCGCGCCCTCCGAAGTCCTCCCCTTGGCTTGCTCTAGGCGCTTGCTCATCGAGGGAATAGCCTTGCCTTAGTTCCCTCATCCTAGTATCTGACCTGGCGCAGGGTAGTCCCTCAGCGCGCTTCCACTAGTCCCTCGCAGCGCTCGCACAAGCCCCTGGACACGCCCACAGCAGACCCTCGGCGACATTTCTTATATCACTTTTGCTCCTGATGGACGTCAGTCAGCACGCTGACTGACGTCCATCAGCGCCAATTATTATATTATATTATATTACTTTACTCGCTCCCCCTTAGCTCGGAGTTTGTCTCCAGTAGGCTGGGAGGCGCTTACCCCTCCTGTGAGGGCTGCGGGGGACAGGGCTTCGGCGGCTCTTTCGGAGGGCTGTCGTATCTTTGCGCTCGGTGTAGGACTTCGCTCCTTCCCTAATAGATAACTACTTTACCCATCCCATACATCACAGACGTATGATAACGACAGACCAGCTCAATGACCTGCTGGAGCGCAAGCTCGCGCTGAGGAGGTACCTTTGACATCGATAGCCGACGTATAGAGCTCGAGGAAGAAGAGCTGCGCACGGCCGACCCTGCCTTCTGGGAGGACCGTAGTCGTGCCGAGGTGCAGATGCGCCGTGTAGGCGAGCTGCGCCGCTGGATAGGCTACTACGACGAGGTAGAGCGCCTCGTGGACGAGGTGAGCCTCGCCCTAGAGTACTACCGAGAGGAGATCACCACTGAGGAGGAGGTAGATGCGGCCTGCGCAGCGGCCGTGGCCCTCCTCGAGGAGGTCGAGCTGAAGAACATGCTTCGCTCGGAGGAGGACAGCCTCGGCGCGGTGCTCAAGATCAATGCAGGGGCGGGCGGCACCGAGAGCCAGGACTGGGCCTCGATGCTGGCACGCATGTACAGCCGCTGGTGCGATAGGCAGGGCTACAAGACGACCATCACCAACTGGCAGGATGGCGATGAGGCAGGCATCAAGACCATGACCATGCAGGTCGAGGGCGATCAGGCCTACGGCTTCCTCAAGAGTGAGACGGGCGTACACCGACTGGTGCGTATCTCGCCCTACAATGCGCAGGGTAAGCGTATGACCAGCTTTGCCTCCGTCTTCGTCGTACCCCTGGTCGATGACAGCATCGAGGTGGAGGTCAATCCCGCCCTGATGAGCTGGGATACCTTCCGCTCCAGTGGCGCAGGGGGGCAGAATGTCAATAAGGTCGAGACTGGCGTACGCCTGCGCTACCGCTATACCGACCCCGAGACGGGCGTAGAGGAGGAGCTGATCATCGAGAATACCGAGACGCGCAGCCAGACGGACAATAGAGAGAACGCCCTGCGCCTGCTGCGTTCACAGCTCTACGACAAGGAGCTGGAGCGTCGCCGTAGGGCACAGGCCGAGGTCGAGGCTGGGAAGAAGAAGATCGAGTGGGGGGCACAGATACGCAGCTATGTCTTCGATGACCGCCGCGTCAAGGACCACCGCACGGGCTACCAGACCTCCAATGTCACGGCGGTGATGGACGGCGAGATCGATGGCTTCATCAAGGCCTACCTGATGGAGTACGGCGCCGCGCCCAAGGAGGACTAGCCTCGCGCCTCGGTGCTGAGGCTTCTAGTCACCCGCCCGCCCTACTGAGGCAAAGCTCCGCGCCAAGCGTGCGGCTATATCAAGCGATAAAGGGACAAGCCCAGGCTACCAGCTGGTAGCCTGGGCTTGTCCCTTATCTTAAGTCGAGCTGCGAGGTAGCTCGTGGACGCTCGTGGGCGTATCTGTCTTACTTCTTGCTCGTAGAGTCAGCCTTGGCAGCCGTAGCCTTGCCTGCGGTGTAGTGCTCGTTGAGATACTTGATGAAGTCGTCGGTGATGTCCAGTGCCTCCTCAGCGTAGAGCACGTTATCCCCGACCTGCGTGAGGACGAGCTTGTAGCGGCCATCCTTGTTGTACTCCTTCAGCTGGGCGCGTAGCTCCTTCATCATATCCTCGAGCATGAGCTGCTGCTTCATCGCCAGCTGCTGGGAGAGCTGAGCGCCGAGGGCCTCTCCCTCCTGCTGCATACGGATGAGCTTCTGCTGCTCGCTCTGCTGTGCTTCGGCCGAGACGAAGGCGTTGATACGCATGCGACGCTCGAAGTCGGCAGCGGCCTTCTGTAGGGCAGCTCCCTTGCTCTGTAGGCGCATCTGATGCTCCTGGGCATCCTTCTCTAGTGCGGCCTTGACCTCCTGGGCGTACTTGTACTGGGAGGTGACCGAGTCCATACGGACCAGGGCGATGGGCAGACCTGTAGCCTGTACCTCGGCGGCAGTGGCAGGAGCGGACTTCTGCGCCTTATCCTGACAGGAGGGGAGGCTGAGGACGGAGGCAAGCGCTAGCGTCAGCGAAGCAAAGCCTACGAGACTTTTCTTTGTCATAAGTGATGTATCTGGGATTAATTCTGTTGCGTATGGGATGAGGGGCCTAGTCCTGCTGGGCGACGCGCTCGGCGAGCGAGCGGCGCTGCTGGGCCTCCTTGTGCTGAGAGGTGTGGCAGGAGATGCCACGTGCCTGCATCGCCTTGCTACCCCCGACGTGGGTGTTGGGGAAGCGGCCTCCTCGCTGTAGAATGATGCGTACCGAGAGTAGGAGCACAGCGATCGCCACGATGAGGAGTGAGACGAGGATGAGTGCCATCATTAGTTTACTATATTATCTTTATATTTGCTGTGGACAAAGTTACGAGTTTTTGTGCTACCTAGCGTAGCGCACCTCTGCCCGTAGCTAGGGCGCCTCCGCCCAGCTGTCCTCTAGTCTGTGACACGTACGCATCATTAACACATAACAGTAAGTACAATGGAGATTACAGAACTGAACCCCAAGATCGTATGGAAGTACTTCCATGAGATCACACAAGTCCCCCGCCCCTCGAAGAAGGAAGGTAAGATCATTGCTTATCTGGAGAAGTTCGCCAAGGAGCATGGCATCGAGTATAAGAAGGATCATGTCGGCAACATCGTCATGATCAAGCCCGCCACCCCAGGATACGAAGATCGCGTCAAGGTCATCCTCCAGAGCCATGTCGACATGGTCTGTGAGAAGAACGCTGGCACGCAGCATGACTTCGACAACGATCCTATCCGTACGATCATCGACGGGGAGTGGCTGCACGCCGACGGCACGACTCTCGGCGCGGACAATGGTATCGGCTGCGCTGCTCAGCTGGCGCTGCTCGCCTCCACGGATCTAGAGCATGGCCCCATCGAAGCCCTCTTCACCGTAGACGAAGAGACGGGTATGACGGGTGCCTTCGAGCTCAAGCCCGGCTTCCTCACCGGTAAGATCCTCATCAACCTCGACAGTGAGGACGAGGGCGAGCTCTTCATCGGCTGCGCCGGTGGTAAGGGGCTTGAAGCTACCTTCAGCCCTCAGTGGCAGCCCGCTCCTGCAGGCCTCGTATGGCTGCGCGCTGCGGTCTCTGGCCTCAAGGGTGGTCACTCGGGCGGCGAGATCCACTGTGGTCTCGGCAATGCCAATAAGATCCTCACCCGCTACCTCTATAGCCTAGAGCGCGAGCTGGGTAGCTGGTCGCTGGCCGAGATCGCTGGGGGGAACCTCCACAACGCCATCCCCCGCGAGGCACACGCCGTCATCGGTGTACGCCCCGAGGACAAGGCTAAGGCTGAGCAGCTCCTCGAGACGCTCTTCAAGAACGTCCAGGCAGAGCTCAAGCGCGTCGATCCTAAAGTCCGCCTCGAGCTCACGGAGGCTGCTGCCCCCAGCCAGGTCATCGACGACAAGACCAAGCACGGTCTGGTGCGCTCGCTCTACGCTTGCCCCCACGGTGTCCTCGGTATGAGCCACGAGATGGAGGACCTCGTAGAGACCTCCAATAACCTCGCCTCCATCAAGCAGCGCGACGGCAAGATCGTCGTCACTACGAGTCAGCGCAGCTCTACGACGAGCCTACGCGACAGTGCGAGCGAGATGGTCGCTTCGGCCTTCGAGCTCGGCGGAGCTCAGGTAGCCCTCACCGACGCCTATCCAGGCTGGAAGCCGAACCCCGAGTCGGCTATCCTCAAGGCTTCGGCGGATGCCTACCGCAAGCTCTTCGGCAAGGAAGCAGCGGTCAAGGCCATCCACGCTGGTCTGGAGTGCGGCCTGATCCTCGACGTCTATCCCGACCTCGATATGGTCTCCTTCGGTCCCACGCTGCGTGACGTCCATTCGCCCGCTGAGCGCATCGAGATCAAGACGGTAGACCTCTGGTGGCGTCACCTCCTCGAGGTCCTCAAGGAGATCCCTGCCGATAAGTAGGCCTTCCCCTCACCTTGCCTCAGCTTAGTCTGTAGCGAGGCTCTGACAAGCAAAGCCCCACGATAGGAGGATCTCCTCGCTATCGTGGGGCTTGCATTTTGTCGTCGCTGTCCAAGCATGCGGCTGTCGCGAGACTAGCCTAGGGATAAAAGCGAAGCGCTGTAGGCGTGCTGCTCCGAGAGAGCGTAGCACACCTACAGCGCTTGTGCTTGGGGGAGGCTAAGTAGGGGAGTACCCTTAGCCGATCTTGTAGTAGACGAAGCCCTGCTCCTGCAGCTGCTCCTTGTCGTAGATGTTGCGCCCGTCGAGGATGAGGGGCGTGCGCATGGTGCGCTTGAGGACGTTGAAGCTCGGCAGGCGGAACTCCTTCCACTCGGTCACGAGCATCAGTGCATCGGCATCGACAGCGGCCTCGTACATGTCACGGCAGTAGCTGACGCGATCGCCCAGGCGGCGGCGTGCCTCGTCCATAGCTATGGGGTCGTAGACCTGCACGCGGCAGCCTGCCTCCAGGAGGCGCTCGATGAGCACGAGGGCAGGTGCCTCGCGCATGTCGTCGGTCTCGGGCTTGAAGGACAGTCCCCAGAGCGCCACCACGCGTCCCTTGAGGTTGCCGTCGAAGTGGCGTAGGAGCTTCTCGAAGAGGATCCCCTTCTGCCGCTCGTTCACTCGATCCACCGCCTGGAGCACCTCCATGGGGTAGCCTGCGCGCTGGGCGGTCTGGATGAGCGCCTTGACGTCCTTGGGGAAGCAAGAGCCACCGTAGCCGCAGCCTGGGTAGAGGAACTTGCGCCCGATGCGCGTATCGCTGCCGATGCCGCGGCGCACCATGTTGACATCCGCCCCGACGAGTTCGCAGAGGTTGGCGATATCGTTCATGAAGGAGATACGTGTGGCGAGCATGGCATTGGAGGCGTACTTGATCATCTCGGCCGAAGCGATGTCGGTGAAGATGATACGCTCGCGCTGCAGGAGAAAGGGCTTGTAGAGGCGGCTCATGATCTTCTCCACGCGCGGGCTCTCGGTACCGATGACCACGCGGTCGGGCGACATGAAGTCGCGGATGGCAGCCCCTTCCTTGAGGAACTCGGGGTTGGAGGCGACGTCGAAGGGGACGGCCACGCCGCGGCGGGCGAGCTCCTCCTGGATGACCTCCTTGACACGCTGCGCCGTCCCGACGGGCACGGTGGACTTGGTGACGAGGATGGTGTAGCGATTGATATGCTGACCAAAGGTGCGGGCGACCTCAAGGACGTAGCGCAGGTCCGCCGCCCCATCTTCGTCGGGCGGCGTGCCGACGGCGGAGAAGACGACCTCCACGTCCTGCAGGCAGCTGGTGAGCTCAGTGGTGAAGTGCAGGCGGCCAGCCTCGACATTGCGCAGCACCATCTCCTCGAGCCCAGGCTCGTAGATGGGGATGTGTCCCTGACGCAGCGCCTCGATCTTCGCCGCATCGACGTCGACGCAGGTCACGTCGACGCCCATCTCAGCGAAGCACGTGCCCGTGACGAGCCCGACGTAGCCAGTACCAACGATTGCGATATTCATAGCTTGGGATGTTTAGTAGGAAGAGGTCCTTAGTACCTCAATGATACGCTCAGAGGCGTGTCCATCTCCATAGGGGTTGACCGCTTGGCTCATCCTGGCATATAGCTCTGCATCCTCAAGGAGGTCAGAGACGCCCTTAACAATGCAATCGTAGTCTGTCCCGACGAGACGAACTGTACCAGACTCTACAGCTTCCGGGCGCTCTGTCGTATCACGCATGACTAATACAGGCTTACCAAGACCTGGAGCTTCCTCTTGGATTCCACCACTGTCGGTGAGTACGATATCCGCATACTGCATCAGATAGACGAAGCCCATATATTCTAGCGGTTCAAGGAAGAATAGGTTGGGATACACTGAGAGATCCTCACCGAAGACCTCATGGATTGGCTGGCGTACATTGGGGTTAAGATGCATGGGGTAGATGAAGTCTACCTCAGGATAACGCGCGCGAAGGTCACGGATTGCACTGCAGATTTGGATAAAGCCATCTCCAAAGTTCTCCCTTCGATGTCCTGTGATGAGCACCATACGTCGACCTGTATCTATGAGGCGCTGGGTATCGTAGCCTAGAGAACAGAGCTCCCTATGTAGGTTTTGCTTGAAGGTAGGGTTGTCTCCTAAATATCGGCGAACCCACTGTAGAGCATCAATGACTGTGTTCCCCGTGACGAATATCTGCGTCTCGTCGATATTCTCTGCAAGGAGGTATTCTTTACTTTTTGCTGTAGGAGCAAAATGTAGGTGAGCGATACGTCCTGTGAGTTGACGATTGAGCTCTTCTGGCCAAGGGCTATATATATCATGGGTACGTAGACCTGCCTCGATATGACCAACAGGTATATGCTGATAGAAGGCAGCCAATGCAGCTGCGGTACTAGTAGTCGTATCGCCGTGTACGAGGACGATATCGGGCTGGGCTTCCTTAAGAACCTCTCTCATGCGCATAAGTACTCGGCAGGTGACGTCGTAGAGATCCTGCCCCTGCTGCATGATGTCAAGGTCGTAGTCAGCAGTCAAGCCGAATACATCCATTACGGAGCGGAGCATATCACGATGCTGTCCCGTAGTGCAAACGATGGTTTCGAAGTCCTCCTTATGCTGCTGCAATTGGAGTATGAGTGGGGCTACTTTGATGGCTTCGGG harbors:
- a CDS encoding RluA family pseudouridine synthase; the protein is MEKRTKPQPPAGPERISVPGSRGKSLLRLRVSEDTTLLPFLLQALSDKSRTTVKQLLHDRFIAIGNEPTTQFDAPLKAGDIVQVHPAPLPKQLHHTQLNVLYQDEWLVVVYKDAGLPTVASGEEKDKTVLRLLSEHLKSFNPLAKVYHVNRLDKDSAGIVVFAKSKELQQELSEHWGRYVRHQHFTAVVEGHLSPEQGTLTPPAPEEDTKGKKGLRTKKRTKGSDEEQLSQAGLASYRVLSASPERSLVSIELLKGRNNKLRRQFAALRCPIVGDWRSGSTEAELGRVALEGTHLTLTHPVTRQELDFRRPIPPLFRKLLRSLGRLDSPKGKRPAKPSPSRASSSKGPSAKGTPTKARR
- a CDS encoding septum formation initiator family protein, which translates into the protein MTRMQDKDDQQQGWLKDKLTRCRRWLYGHRTALILLPGPLIVVWILGTSNKYSIGAYIEHRARMQQVQQSYQYYQERYRSDSLRLNDVRTSVEHIEHIAREQYYMRTPGEEIFLITPQAELADTTAH
- the prfB gene encoding peptide chain release factor 2 (programmed frameshift) gives rise to the protein MITTDQLNDLLERKLALRRYLDIDSRRIELEEEELRTADPAFWEDRSRAEVQMRRVGELRRWIGYYDEVERLVDEVSLALEYYREEITTEEEVDAACAAAVALLEEVELKNMLRSEEDSLGAVLKINAGAGGTESQDWASMLARMYSRWCDRQGYKTTITNWQDGDEAGIKTMTMQVEGDQAYGFLKSETGVHRLVRISPYNAQGKRMTSFASVFVVPLVDDSIEVEVNPALMSWDTFRSSGAGGQNVNKVETGVRLRYRYTDPETGVEEELIIENTETRSQTDNRENALRLLRSQLYDKELERRRRAQAEVEAGKKKIEWGAQIRSYVFDDRRVKDHRTGYQTSNVTAVMDGEIDGFIKAYLMEYGAAPKED
- a CDS encoding OmpH family outer membrane protein, which produces MTKKSLVGFASLTLALASVLSLPSCQDKAQKSAPATAAEVQATGLPIALVRMDSVTSQYKYAQEVKAALEKDAQEHQMRLQSKGAALQKAAADFERRMRINAFVSAEAQQSEQQKLIRMQQEGEALGAQLSQQLAMKQQLMLEDMMKELRAQLKEYNKDGRYKLVLTQVGDNVLYAEEALDITDDFIKYLNEHYTAGKATAAKADSTSKK
- a CDS encoding aminoacyl-histidine dipeptidase: MEITELNPKIVWKYFHEITQVPRPSKKEGKIIAYLEKFAKEHGIEYKKDHVGNIVMIKPATPGYEDRVKVILQSHVDMVCEKNAGTQHDFDNDPIRTIIDGEWLHADGTTLGADNGIGCAAQLALLASTDLEHGPIEALFTVDEETGMTGAFELKPGFLTGKILINLDSEDEGELFIGCAGGKGLEATFSPQWQPAPAGLVWLRAAVSGLKGGHSGGEIHCGLGNANKILTRYLYSLERELGSWSLAEIAGGNLHNAIPREAHAVIGVRPEDKAKAEQLLETLFKNVQAELKRVDPKVRLELTEAAAPSQVIDDKTKHGLVRSLYACPHGVLGMSHEMEDLVETSNNLASIKQRDGKIVVTTSQRSSTTSLRDSASEMVASAFELGGAQVALTDAYPGWKPNPESAILKASADAYRKLFGKEAAVKAIHAGLECGLILDVYPDLDMVSFGPTLRDVHSPAERIEIKTVDLWWRHLLEVLKEIPADK
- a CDS encoding UDP-glucose/GDP-mannose dehydrogenase family protein; this translates as MNIAIVGTGYVGLVTGTCFAEMGVDVTCVDVDAAKIEALRQGHIPIYEPGLEEMVLRNVEAGRLHFTTELTSCLQDVEVVFSAVGTPPDEDGAADLRYVLEVARTFGQHINRYTILVTKSTVPVGTAQRVKEVIQEELARRGVAVPFDVASNPEFLKEGAAIRDFMSPDRVVIGTESPRVEKIMSRLYKPFLLQRERIIFTDIASAEMIKYASNAMLATRISFMNDIANLCELVGADVNMVRRGIGSDTRIGRKFLYPGCGYGGSCFPKDVKALIQTAQRAGYPMEVLQAVDRVNERQKGILFEKLLRHFDGNLKGRVVALWGLSFKPETDDMREAPALVLIERLLEAGCRVQVYDPIAMDEARRRLGDRVSYCRDMYEAAVDADALMLVTEWKEFRLPSFNVLKRTMRTPLILDGRNIYDKEQLQEQGFVYYKIG
- the wecB gene encoding non-hydrolyzing UDP-N-acetylglucosamine 2-epimerase → MPRKIMLVFGTRPEAIKVAPLILQLQQHKEDFETIVCTTGQHRDMLRSVMDVFGLTADYDLDIMQQGQDLYDVTCRVLMRMREVLKEAQPDIVLVHGDTTTSTAAALAAFYQHIPVGHIEAGLRTHDIYSPWPEELNRQLTGRIAHLHFAPTAKSKEYLLAENIDETQIFVTGNTVIDALQWVRRYLGDNPTFKQNLHRELCSLGYDTQRLIDTGRRMVLITGHRRENFGDGFIQICSAIRDLRARYPEVDFIYPMHLNPNVRQPIHEVFGEDLSVYPNLFFLEPLEYMGFVYLMQYADIVLTDSGGIQEEAPGLGKPVLVMRDTTERPEAVESGTVRLVGTDYDCIVKGVSDLLEDAELYARMSQAVNPYGDGHASERIIEVLRTSSY